From Emcibacter nanhaiensis, one genomic window encodes:
- a CDS encoding helix-turn-helix transcriptional regulator: MTDITPAQCRAARSMLNWSQADLAKAASVATKTISDFEKGAKNPRPAIMVVIKQAFEAAGLIFLADGETLPGGPGVRLKK, translated from the coding sequence ATGACAGATATCACTCCGGCTCAGTGCCGCGCAGCCCGCTCAATGCTCAACTGGTCGCAAGCTGATCTTGCCAAGGCAGCTTCAGTAGCGACGAAGACCATTTCAGATTTTGAGAAGGGCGCTAAGAATCCGCGCCCGGCGATCATGGTTGTCATCAAACAGGCTTTCGAAGCGGCAGGTTTGATCTTCCTCGCCGACGGTGAAACCCTTCCCGGCGGCCCCGGTGTCCGTTTGAAGAAGTAA